From Hymenobacter sedentarius, a single genomic window includes:
- a CDS encoding sulfatase-like hydrolase/transferase → MAFFAPLGRRSRHHTRGSGGPTYVFWLFCWLLLLLVGFAPPKKRIRTKNVIIVVIDGPRYSETWGNTPGLIPNMATKLRPQGVFFSSFYNNAYTYTNSGHTAITTGVNQPIDNFDQELPANPSIFQLWRKATGKPASAAWLITSKDKLHILANTLNPEWKDQYPPSLDCGVSGPGTGYRADSLTLVAAKRILTQYQPNLVLISFMEPDGFAHAGNWPNYLRGIARDDRYIMQLYDFLRKNKAYRNNTTLLITNDHGRHLDGVATGWIDHGDACEGCRHISLLALGPDFKKGRTITEPYTLVDIPSTVAYLLALPFPQGQGKVIESLLRR, encoded by the coding sequence ATGGCATTCTTTGCACCCCTCGGGCGGCGGAGCCGCCACCATACTCGTGGCTCCGGTGGGCCAACGTATGTATTCTGGCTCTTTTGCTGGCTGCTGCTCTTGCTCGTGGGCTTTGCGCCACCCAAAAAGCGCATTCGCACCAAAAACGTCATCATTGTGGTCATCGACGGGCCCCGGTATTCCGAGACCTGGGGCAACACGCCGGGCCTGATTCCCAATATGGCGACTAAGCTGAGGCCCCAGGGGGTGTTCTTTTCCAGCTTTTACAACAACGCCTACACCTACACCAACTCCGGGCACACGGCCATCACCACGGGCGTCAACCAGCCCATCGACAATTTCGACCAGGAGCTACCCGCCAATCCTTCCATTTTCCAGCTCTGGCGCAAAGCCACCGGCAAGCCCGCCAGCGCCGCCTGGCTTATCACCAGCAAAGACAAGCTGCACATTCTGGCCAATACCCTGAACCCGGAGTGGAAGGACCAGTACCCGCCATCGCTCGATTGCGGCGTGAGCGGCCCGGGCACCGGCTACCGCGCCGATTCCCTGACCCTGGTGGCGGCCAAACGCATTCTGACCCAGTACCAGCCCAACCTGGTGCTCATCAGTTTTATGGAGCCCGACGGCTTTGCCCATGCCGGCAACTGGCCCAACTACCTGCGGGGCATTGCGCGCGACGACCGGTACATCATGCAGCTGTATGATTTCCTGCGCAAAAACAAAGCCTACCGCAACAACACGACGCTGCTCATCACCAACGACCACGGCCGGCACCTCGACGGCGTGGCCACCGGCTGGATAGACCACGGCGACGCCTGCGAAGGCTGCCGGCACATTAGCCTGCTGGCCCTGGGCCCGGATTTCAAAAAAGGCCGCACCATCACCGAGCCCTACACCTTGGTCGACATACCGTCTACGGTGGCGTATTTGCTGGCGCTTCCCTTTCCGCAGGGCCAGGGAAAGGTGATTGAGAGCTTGCTGAGACGCTGA
- a CDS encoding chemotaxis protein CheB — translation MTAPLAGKNGKHHRDIVVIGASSGGVSALLELVKTLPADFPAPIFVVQHVAPDSPSILPQLLSAVSALPAKHPHNGETFQPGIIYVARPDHHLLLEGDKVLVTRGPKENRFRPSIDALFRSAAYTFGPRVIGVVLTGYLDDGTSGLWSVQRMGGLTIVQDPADAQSPAMPTNALEFVKADYIVPLAELGTLLVRLTLQAAPAKTHLPAAELDLLQVELTIAKQGGGFELGIIDKGKPTPFTCPDCHGALTQLMEGKLIRYRCHTGHAYSLSALLGEVTASVESMLYQSMRGLEETKMLLQSLGQHFLEDKQDAVAQLFFHKADETGRQARVVYESILRHESLSGDLQFQKKKLG, via the coding sequence ATGACCGCTCCACTAGCCGGCAAGAACGGAAAACACCACCGCGACATTGTGGTGATTGGAGCCTCGTCGGGCGGGGTCTCGGCGCTGCTGGAGCTGGTCAAAACCCTGCCGGCTGACTTCCCGGCGCCTATTTTTGTGGTGCAGCATGTTGCGCCCGATTCGCCCAGCATCCTGCCCCAGCTGCTCAGTGCGGTTTCGGCCCTGCCGGCCAAGCACCCGCACAACGGCGAGACGTTCCAGCCCGGCATCATTTACGTGGCCCGGCCCGACCACCACCTGCTGCTGGAAGGCGATAAGGTGCTCGTGACCCGGGGGCCGAAAGAAAACCGGTTCCGGCCCTCCATCGACGCGCTGTTCCGCTCGGCGGCCTACACCTTCGGGCCCCGCGTGATTGGCGTGGTGCTCACCGGCTACCTCGACGACGGCACCTCTGGCCTCTGGAGCGTGCAGCGCATGGGCGGGCTCACCATCGTGCAGGACCCGGCCGATGCGCAGTCGCCGGCCATGCCCACCAACGCGCTGGAGTTTGTCAAGGCCGACTACATCGTGCCGCTGGCGGAGCTGGGCACGCTGCTGGTGCGCCTCACCCTGCAGGCCGCGCCTGCCAAAACCCACCTCCCGGCCGCCGAGCTGGACCTGCTCCAGGTGGAGCTGACCATTGCCAAGCAGGGCGGCGGGTTCGAGCTGGGCATCATCGATAAGGGCAAGCCCACGCCTTTCACCTGCCCCGACTGCCACGGCGCGCTTACCCAGCTCATGGAAGGCAAGTTGATTCGCTACCGCTGCCACACCGGCCACGCCTACTCCCTGAGTGCGTTGCTGGGCGAGGTCACGGCCTCGGTGGAGAGCATGCTCTACCAGTCCATGCGCGGGCTGGAGGAAACCAAAATGCTCCTGCAAAGCCTCGGCCAGCACTTTCTGGAAGACAAACAGGATGCCGTGGCCCAGCTGTTTTTCCACAAAGCCGACGAAACCGGCCGGCAGGCCCGGGTGGTGTACGAGTCCATTCTGCGCCACGAATCCCTCAGCGGCGACCTGCAGTTTCAGAAAAAGAAGTTGGGCTAA
- a CDS encoding DUF2231 domain-containing protein, with product MKLNYHPPHLMLVHFPAALLPMDLVCAALGWYTHHTAFTAAAYYALAGGVGAGWLALVFGFVDLTRIPAERTAAHRTALWHAGLNTLVLMGYSVLFFLQWRQSALALATGLLLFGKAALLLALVVGNYLGAQLVLKYRLGTIDEN from the coding sequence ATGAAACTGAACTACCACCCGCCCCACCTGATGCTGGTGCACTTCCCGGCGGCGCTGCTGCCCATGGACCTGGTGTGCGCCGCCTTGGGCTGGTACACCCACCACACTGCCTTCACCGCGGCCGCGTACTACGCCCTGGCGGGTGGCGTGGGGGCCGGTTGGCTGGCCCTGGTGTTTGGGTTTGTGGACCTGACCCGAATTCCAGCGGAGCGGACGGCCGCCCACCGCACGGCCTTATGGCACGCCGGCCTCAACACGCTGGTGCTCATGGGTTATTCCGTACTTTTCTTTCTGCAATGGCGGCAGTCGGCGCTGGCCCTGGCCACTGGCCTGCTACTGTTCGGCAAAGCCGCCCTGCTGCTGGCCCTGGTGGTTGGTAATTACCTGGGCGCGCAGCTTGTCTTAAAATACCGGCTTGGTACCATCGATGAAAACTGA
- a CDS encoding SDR family NAD(P)-dependent oxidoreductase produces the protein MKRFENKVCIITGGSSGIGKATSLQMAAEGGKVAILSRSRDEGQAVVAEISEAGGQAVFLQTDVGQPEQVKAAVDEVLNKWQRVDVLVNDAAIMTFKPLTELAVEEWDQVLAVNLRAVFLLCKYCIPHMEQGAIVNVSSVHAHETTPNVIPYAASKGAMEAFTRGVSREYDIGKVRINNVAPGAVDTPMLWENPNVKSGQEKVEGAVGRPEDIAEVICFLASSQAAFVNGTTVVADGGRLNIL, from the coding sequence ATGAAACGATTTGAAAACAAGGTCTGCATCATCACCGGCGGCAGCTCCGGCATCGGCAAAGCGACGTCGCTGCAAATGGCGGCCGAAGGCGGCAAGGTGGCCATTCTGAGCCGTTCTCGGGACGAAGGGCAGGCCGTGGTGGCCGAAATCAGCGAGGCAGGCGGGCAGGCCGTGTTCCTGCAAACCGACGTGGGCCAGCCCGAGCAAGTAAAGGCCGCGGTGGACGAGGTGCTAAACAAGTGGCAGCGGGTGGATGTGCTGGTGAACGACGCGGCCATAATGACTTTTAAACCCCTGACCGAGCTAGCGGTGGAAGAGTGGGACCAGGTGCTGGCCGTCAACCTGCGGGCGGTGTTTCTGCTGTGCAAGTACTGCATCCCCCACATGGAGCAGGGGGCCATCGTCAACGTCAGCTCGGTGCACGCCCACGAAACCACGCCCAATGTGATTCCTTACGCTGCCAGCAAGGGCGCCATGGAGGCCTTCACCCGGGGCGTGAGCCGGGAGTACGACATCGGGAAGGTCCGCATCAACAACGTGGCCCCCGGCGCGGTGGATACGCCCATGCTCTGGGAAAACCCCAACGTGAAAAGCGGCCAGGAAAAAGTGGAAGGCGCCGTGGGCCGCCCCGAGGACATTGCCGAGGTGATTTGCTTTCTGGCCTCCTCGCAAGCCGCCTTTGTGAACGGCACCACCGTGGTGGCCGACGGCGGCCGGCTCAACATTTTGTAG
- a CDS encoding nuclear transport factor 2 family protein: MGLREEMAGRYNPSPILTYTAMNEQQNVQKIQEGYDLFRKGDIQNLMKLYTEDIEFVIPGPAQVVPYAGIYRGQEQVTTFFAKLHEAIDFERFETVECIAQGNAVVALGYAKGRARTTGQISEEEWAHVFRMRDGKVERFQVYTDTAAVVQAFQRSNQMAM, from the coding sequence ATGGGGTTGCGGGAAGAGATGGCGGGCAGGTACAACCCTTCACCAATTCTCACTTACACGGCCATGAACGAGCAGCAAAACGTCCAGAAAATTCAGGAAGGGTATGACCTTTTTAGGAAAGGCGATATCCAAAATTTGATGAAGCTGTATACCGAGGACATTGAATTCGTAATTCCCGGCCCCGCGCAGGTCGTGCCGTATGCCGGCATCTACCGCGGGCAGGAACAGGTGACGACTTTTTTTGCCAAGCTGCACGAGGCCATTGACTTCGAGCGTTTCGAAACCGTGGAATGCATCGCCCAAGGCAACGCCGTGGTGGCCCTGGGCTACGCCAAAGGACGGGCCCGTACCACCGGGCAAATCAGCGAGGAAGAATGGGCGCACGTGTTTCGGATGCGCGACGGCAAAGTAGAGCGCTTCCAGGTGTACACCGATACGGCCGCCGTGGTGCAGGCCTTCCAGCGCAGCAACCAAATGGCGATGTAA
- a CDS encoding sigma-70 family RNA polymerase sigma factor yields the protein MKTDAPTSTPSRAHPAAGAPTDAELIARILAGQKDCFELIIRRYNGALYKVGRSYGLAHATVQDLMQDTYVAAYQALGKFEARATLKTWLIRIMLNHCYQWSRKAAHQPQPAAAMPPTNEAPDTPQSPSTDGQQEILNRELGTVLEHCIQALPPDYRMVFVLRELEGLSSQETAQAIDITETNVNARLSRAKVQLRKQLESWYPRASVYEFNLIYCDEMVARVFRHI from the coding sequence ATGAAAACTGATGCACCCACTTCCACCCCCTCCCGGGCCCACCCGGCCGCTGGCGCGCCCACCGACGCGGAGCTGATTGCCCGCATCCTGGCCGGGCAAAAGGACTGCTTTGAGCTGATAATCCGGCGCTACAACGGGGCGCTCTACAAAGTAGGCCGCTCCTACGGCTTGGCCCACGCCACGGTGCAGGACCTGATGCAGGACACCTACGTGGCCGCCTACCAGGCCCTGGGCAAGTTTGAAGCGCGGGCTACCCTCAAAACCTGGCTGATTCGCATCATGCTCAACCACTGCTACCAGTGGAGCCGGAAAGCCGCTCATCAGCCCCAACCCGCCGCTGCCATGCCCCCTACAAACGAAGCCCCCGATACCCCACAAAGCCCTTCCACTGACGGGCAACAGGAAATTCTCAACCGCGAGCTGGGCACGGTGCTCGAGCACTGCATCCAGGCCCTGCCGCCCGACTACCGGATGGTGTTTGTGCTGCGCGAGCTGGAAGGGCTCAGCAGCCAGGAAACCGCCCAGGCCATCGACATCACGGAAACCAACGTGAACGCACGCCTGAGCCGGGCCAAGGTGCAGCTGCGCAAGCAGCTGGAAAGCTGGTATCCGCGGGCCAGCGTGTACGAGTTCAACCTTATTTACTGCGACGAGATGGTGGCCCGGGTTTTCCGGCACATCTAA
- a CDS encoding FAD-dependent oxidoreductase translates to MEAPLLSGPDFGVTGIALTDLAEGALVRGHAFGEPVLLVRQGEELLAIGARCTHFGAPLEKGLLVGDTVRCPWHHACFSLRTGAALRAPALNPLPCWTVERRDGRAYVTGKQERDPLAPSPMTAVPAGHPKTIVIIGAGGAGNAAAEMLRREGYQGRLTLLDSEADVPYDRTNLSKSFSPDDEQHIALRPPGFYAEHGIELVQGEVTSLDVAGRRVLLADGSAQAYEALLLATGAEPVQLDIPGHNRPHVHVLRSLADHRAIMSGAAAARRAVVLGASFIGLEVAAALLALGLEVHVVAPDKAPLTKILGPELGAMVQALHEEKGIVFHLQQTAAAIEPEAVVLQSGERLLADLVVAGIGVRPRLALAEAAGLALDRGVLVDEYLQTSVPGIYAAGDIARWPDPHTGQRIRVEHWVVAQRQGQTAARNLLGQRQRFDAVPFFWSKHYNLSIRYTGHAEKWDELVVDGPLAQRAGSVAYVRQGQTLAVASVKRDLDNLRAEVALENHDEAALTQLLHRPLEPAPALPAPSLPTQKP, encoded by the coding sequence ATGGAAGCTCCCTTGCTCTCCGGTCCCGATTTTGGGGTAACCGGGATTGCACTTACGGACCTGGCCGAGGGCGCCCTGGTTCGCGGGCACGCCTTCGGCGAGCCGGTGCTGCTGGTACGGCAGGGCGAGGAGCTGCTGGCCATTGGCGCGCGGTGCACCCACTTTGGGGCGCCGTTGGAAAAGGGCCTGCTCGTGGGCGACACGGTGCGCTGCCCCTGGCACCATGCCTGTTTCAGCTTGCGCACCGGAGCGGCCCTGCGGGCACCGGCCCTCAACCCGCTGCCCTGCTGGACGGTAGAGCGCCGCGACGGGCGGGCCTACGTAACGGGCAAGCAGGAACGCGACCCGCTGGCCCCTTCGCCCATGACAGCCGTGCCGGCCGGCCACCCCAAGACCATTGTAATCATTGGGGCCGGTGGGGCGGGCAACGCGGCGGCGGAAATGCTGCGCCGCGAAGGCTACCAGGGCCGCCTCACGCTGCTCGACAGCGAAGCGGACGTGCCCTACGACCGCACAAACCTTTCCAAAAGCTTTTCCCCGGATGACGAGCAACACATTGCCCTGCGGCCGCCAGGCTTTTATGCCGAACACGGCATTGAGCTGGTGCAAGGCGAAGTAACCTCGCTGGACGTGGCGGGCCGCCGCGTGCTGCTGGCTGATGGCTCCGCGCAAGCCTATGAGGCGCTGCTGCTGGCCACCGGGGCCGAGCCCGTGCAGCTGGACATTCCCGGCCACAACCGGCCCCACGTGCACGTGCTGCGTTCCCTGGCCGACCACCGCGCGATTATGAGCGGGGCCGCTGCTGCCCGGCGCGCCGTGGTGCTGGGGGCCAGCTTTATTGGGCTGGAAGTAGCGGCCGCGCTGCTGGCCCTGGGGCTGGAAGTGCACGTGGTGGCCCCCGACAAAGCCCCGCTGACCAAAATCCTGGGCCCGGAGTTGGGTGCCATGGTGCAGGCGCTGCACGAGGAAAAAGGCATCGTGTTTCATTTGCAGCAAACGGCCGCCGCCATCGAGCCGGAGGCGGTTGTGCTCCAGAGCGGCGAGCGGCTGCTGGCCGACCTGGTGGTGGCTGGCATTGGGGTGCGTCCCCGGCTGGCACTGGCCGAGGCCGCCGGCCTGGCCCTGGACCGCGGCGTGCTGGTAGACGAATACCTGCAAACCAGCGTGCCGGGCATCTACGCCGCCGGCGACATTGCCCGTTGGCCCGACCCGCACACTGGCCAGCGCATCCGGGTGGAGCACTGGGTGGTGGCGCAGCGCCAGGGCCAGACGGCGGCCCGCAACCTGCTGGGCCAGCGGCAGCGGTTCGACGCGGTGCCCTTCTTCTGGAGCAAGCACTACAACCTGTCGATTCGCTACACCGGCCACGCGGAGAAATGGGACGAGCTGGTGGTGGACGGCCCGCTGGCGCAGCGGGCCGGAAGCGTGGCCTACGTCCGGCAGGGCCAGACCTTGGCCGTGGCCAGCGTAAAGCGCGACCTGGATAACCTGCGGGCCGAAGTGGCGCTGGAAAACCACGACGAAGCTGCCCTCACGCAACTCTTACACAGGCCCTTGGAACCGGCGCCAGCACTGCCGGCTCCCTCATTGCCTACGCAGAAGCCATGA
- a CDS encoding integrase core domain-containing protein codes for MSTFRHIAHRRAHVPVRQLCLVLRVAPRLVVHFDQGGQYAATNFKHLLARHDLTQSMSRCGNCYDNAHAESFWSRLKTELLDGGRFANLTGSRLEVSQYIAYYNAGRRHSAFGNLAPTHFETHLQSMSRLMASARGGRPEGWVLRTLRNTRAFLSTP; via the coding sequence GTGAGCACCTTCCGGCACATAGCCCACCGCCGGGCCCACGTGCCCGTGCGCCAGCTCTGTCTGGTGCTGCGGGTCGCGCCGAGGCTCGTGGTGCACTTCGACCAGGGCGGCCAGTACGCGGCCACCAATTTTAAGCACTTGCTGGCACGCCACGACCTCACGCAAAGCATGAGCCGGTGCGGCAACTGCTACGACAACGCGCACGCCGAATCCTTTTGGAGCCGCCTCAAAACCGAACTACTCGACGGCGGCCGCTTTGCCAACCTGACGGGGTCGCGGCTGGAAGTCAGCCAGTACATCGCCTATTACAATGCCGGGCGGCGGCATTCCGCCTTCGGCAATCTCGCGCCCACCCACTTCGAAACCCATCTTCAATCAATGTCCCGCCTCATGGCGTCCGCTAGGGGCGGTAGACCGGAGGGGTGGGTTTTGCGTACGCTTAGAAACACAAGGGCATTTTTAAGCACGCCATGA
- a CDS encoding aldehyde dehydrogenase family protein, which produces MPKIIAPAVEFGLLLKQTKQAAPEIFAADGTSFLNLLEGRWQEPGTPRPFVSPVDGTTLGALPMLDQATALRAVRYAKGEAAAWAATGLDERRAKVQDCLALLRTNTDLIAKLLMWEIGKTYKLGFVDIDRCIDGLQWYVDNIERMLGARTPLGLVSNIASWNYPFSVLLHAVLVQVLCGNASIAKTPTDGGFISLSLAYALARRCGLPVTLVSGSGGELSDVLVKNDAVDCLSFVGGRYNGRNIADALAQHQKRYMLEMEGVNAYGIWNFSDWNGLADQLKKSYDYGKQRCTAYVRFVVERRLFPPFLETYWTVLHGLQVGNPTLVKHAEDQLPDLAFGPVINAAQAQDLDRLYDNALKTGATPLLECHLNDELFLPGQDRSAYRAPRALVNLPRQSELYFKEPFGPIDSIVLVDRTEELVGEMNISNGALVSALASDDLKWAGRTAREVRAFKVGINRMRSRGDREELFGGLGESWKGAFVGGPLLVEAVTNGDKPLLGNFEDALLLPEKT; this is translated from the coding sequence ATGCCCAAAATCATTGCTCCCGCGGTTGAATTCGGCTTGCTGCTGAAGCAAACCAAACAGGCCGCCCCCGAAATCTTCGCGGCCGACGGCACGTCCTTCCTCAACCTGCTGGAAGGCCGCTGGCAGGAGCCCGGCACGCCCCGGCCCTTTGTGTCGCCCGTCGATGGCACTACCCTCGGGGCCTTGCCCATGCTCGACCAGGCCACGGCCTTGCGTGCCGTGCGCTATGCCAAAGGCGAAGCCGCCGCGTGGGCCGCCACTGGCCTCGACGAGCGGCGCGCCAAGGTGCAGGACTGCCTCGCCCTGCTCCGCACAAACACCGACCTCATCGCCAAGCTGCTGATGTGGGAAATTGGCAAAACCTACAAGCTCGGGTTCGTAGACATTGACCGCTGCATCGACGGCTTGCAGTGGTACGTGGACAACATCGAGCGCATGCTTGGCGCGCGTACGCCCCTGGGGCTGGTGAGCAACATCGCCAGCTGGAACTACCCGTTTTCGGTGCTGCTGCATGCGGTATTGGTGCAGGTGCTGTGCGGCAACGCCAGCATTGCCAAGACCCCCACCGACGGCGGCTTTATCTCCCTGAGCCTGGCCTATGCCCTGGCCCGGCGCTGCGGCTTGCCCGTCACGCTGGTCAGTGGCTCGGGCGGCGAGCTAAGCGACGTGCTCGTGAAAAACGATGCCGTAGACTGCCTCAGCTTTGTGGGCGGGCGCTACAACGGCCGCAACATCGCCGACGCGCTGGCCCAGCACCAGAAGCGCTACATGCTGGAAATGGAAGGCGTGAACGCCTACGGCATCTGGAATTTTTCGGACTGGAACGGGCTGGCCGACCAGCTCAAAAAGAGCTACGACTACGGCAAGCAGCGCTGCACGGCCTACGTCCGCTTCGTGGTGGAGCGCCGCCTGTTCCCGCCGTTTCTGGAAACGTACTGGACGGTGCTGCACGGCCTGCAAGTGGGCAACCCGACCCTGGTCAAGCATGCCGAGGACCAACTGCCGGACCTGGCCTTTGGCCCGGTCATCAACGCGGCGCAGGCCCAGGACCTGGACCGGCTATACGACAACGCACTCAAAACCGGGGCCACGCCGCTGCTCGAATGCCACCTCAACGACGAGCTGTTCCTCCCCGGCCAGGACCGCTCCGCTTACCGGGCGCCCCGTGCCCTCGTCAACCTGCCCCGCCAAAGCGAGCTGTACTTCAAAGAGCCTTTTGGCCCCATTGATTCGATTGTGCTCGTGGACCGGACCGAGGAGTTGGTCGGCGAGATGAATATCAGCAACGGGGCCTTGGTATCTGCCCTTGCTTCCGACGACCTCAAGTGGGCCGGGCGCACGGCCAGGGAAGTGCGGGCTTTCAAAGTCGGCATCAACCGCATGCGCTCCCGCGGCGACCGCGAGGAGCTGTTCGGTGGTTTGGGCGAGTCGTGGAAAGGGGCTTTCGTCGGCGGCCCCCTGCTGGTAGAAGCGGTAACGAACGGTGACAAACCGCTGCTGGGCAACTTCGAGGACGCGCTGTTGCTGCCCGAAAAGACTTGA
- a CDS encoding DUF4112 domain-containing protein, with amino-acid sequence MPQPSRLPASAPFDADERLRWVERIAHLMDSQFRLPGTRFRFGLDPLLGLVPILGDLSSTAVSVALLLTMLRHGASGAVVVRMALNILLDTVVGAVPVLGNLFDFAYKSNERNVALLRSHYAEGRYRGSGKGLVVALVLGFLVVLGLVGWGSVALLGWLWHYFAAHPVPGT; translated from the coding sequence ATGCCCCAGCCTTCCCGCCTGCCCGCCTCCGCCCCCTTCGACGCCGATGAGCGGCTGCGGTGGGTGGAGCGCATTGCCCATTTGATGGATAGCCAGTTCCGGCTGCCCGGCACCCGGTTCCGCTTTGGCCTCGACCCGCTATTGGGCTTGGTGCCCATTTTGGGCGACCTGTCGTCGACGGCCGTTTCGGTGGCCTTGCTGCTCACCATGCTGCGCCACGGTGCCAGCGGCGCGGTGGTGGTGCGCATGGCGCTTAACATCCTGCTCGATACCGTGGTGGGCGCCGTGCCGGTTTTGGGCAACCTGTTCGACTTTGCCTACAAAAGCAACGAGCGCAACGTGGCCCTGCTGCGCAGCCACTACGCCGAAGGCCGGTACCGCGGCAGCGGCAAAGGCCTGGTGGTGGCGCTGGTGCTGGGCTTCCTGGTGGTGCTGGGGCTGGTGGGCTGGGGCAGTGTTGCTTTGCTGGGCTGGCTATGGCACTACTTCGCGGCGCATCCGGTGCCGGGCACGTAG
- a CDS encoding ATP-binding protein, with the protein MSELNTLRHASGGAHLRIQLCQQDGNLVLVVEDDGGGFATSPPPDGTAARGMGLRSIGVRVETLGAEPKQHSAPGLGTRTRIQLAHP; encoded by the coding sequence ATGAGCGAACTAAACACCCTCAGACACGCCAGCGGCGGCGCCCACCTGCGCATTCAGCTATGCCAGCAGGATGGCAACCTGGTACTAGTGGTAGAGGACGACGGCGGCGGGTTTGCCACGAGCCCGCCGCCGGACGGCACTGCCGCTCGGGGAATGGGCCTGCGCAGCATCGGCGTGCGGGTCGAGACGCTGGGCGCGGAACCGAAGCAGCACTCGGCGCCGGGCCTGGGTACCCGCACCCGCATACAATTGGCCCATCCGTAA
- a CDS encoding family 1 glycosylhydrolase, with the protein MATSFLTAIKKHFGDGHYPGDEYGGAGGTVGSGLPSGSPGNFMFATGIECSYPTIDHGRTRRDLLAECDHYNRYQEDLGLVREMGLKVLRYGLPYYRIQRGPNDYDWEFADLAMAEMQRLGITPILDLMHFGVPDWLGNFQNPELPVHFAHYCGAVAERYPWVRYYTPVNEIYVSAKLSAMDGLWNEQLRDERAFVTALKNLVAASIMGNQQIALHRPDCVIVQSESAEYTHELRTERTPRIQLDNKLRFLALDLLYAHHPDGEVARFVRDNGLTDKEYDWFMAGEPPGYQIMGNDYYGRNERIILPYGDVITSMDVMGWYHITYEYFRRYSKPVMHTETNTFDAADAPVWLWKQWVNVLQMRKSGVPVLGFTWYSLIDKVDWNIGLSRKEGTVNACGLFDLNRKPRPVAEAYRQLLQEYGQITIVPHGELFEQTTRSATLKVEI; encoded by the coding sequence ATGGCCACTTCCTTTTTAACCGCAATAAAAAAGCACTTTGGCGACGGCCATTACCCCGGCGACGAATACGGCGGGGCCGGCGGCACCGTGGGCAGTGGCTTGCCGAGCGGCTCGCCTGGCAACTTCATGTTTGCCACGGGCATTGAGTGCTCGTACCCCACCATCGACCACGGCCGGACGCGCCGCGACTTGCTGGCCGAATGCGACCACTACAACCGCTACCAGGAAGACCTGGGGCTGGTAAGGGAAATGGGGCTGAAGGTGCTGCGCTACGGCCTGCCCTACTACCGCATCCAGCGGGGCCCGAACGACTACGACTGGGAATTTGCCGACCTGGCCATGGCCGAGATGCAGCGGCTGGGCATCACGCCCATTCTGGACCTGATGCACTTTGGCGTGCCCGACTGGCTGGGCAATTTCCAGAACCCGGAGCTGCCCGTGCACTTTGCCCACTACTGCGGGGCTGTGGCCGAGCGCTACCCCTGGGTGCGCTACTACACACCGGTCAACGAGATTTACGTCTCGGCCAAGCTCAGCGCCATGGACGGGCTCTGGAACGAGCAGCTGCGCGACGAACGGGCCTTTGTAACGGCCCTTAAAAACCTGGTGGCTGCCAGCATCATGGGCAACCAGCAGATTGCCCTCCACCGCCCCGATTGCGTGATTGTGCAAAGCGAGTCGGCCGAGTATACGCACGAGCTACGGACCGAGCGCACCCCGCGCATTCAGCTCGACAACAAGCTGCGCTTCCTGGCCCTGGACCTGCTCTACGCCCACCACCCCGACGGGGAAGTGGCGCGGTTCGTGCGCGACAACGGCCTCACCGACAAAGAGTACGACTGGTTTATGGCCGGCGAGCCGCCCGGCTACCAGATTATGGGCAACGACTACTACGGCCGCAACGAGCGCATCATCCTGCCCTACGGCGATGTCATCACCAGCATGGACGTAATGGGGTGGTATCACATCACCTATGAATACTTCCGGCGCTACTCCAAGCCCGTGATGCACACCGAAACCAACACGTTTGATGCCGCGGATGCCCCCGTCTGGCTGTGGAAGCAGTGGGTAAACGTGCTGCAGATGCGCAAGTCCGGCGTGCCCGTGCTGGGCTTCACCTGGTATTCGCTGATTGACAAGGTGGACTGGAACATTGGCTTGTCCCGCAAAGAAGGCACCGTCAATGCCTGCGGCCTTTTTGACCTGAACCGCAAGCCGCGGCCCGTCGCCGAGGCCTACCGCCAACTGCTGCAGGAGTACGGCCAGATTACCATTGTACCCCACGGCGAGCTGTTCGAGCAAACCACCCGTTCGGCCACGCTTAAGGTGGAGATTTAA
- a CDS encoding GTP cyclohydrolase I, whose amino-acid sequence MAEELKQSLGTDDVAVLIEADHLCVRSRL is encoded by the coding sequence GTGGCCGAGGAGCTCAAGCAGAGCCTGGGCACCGACGACGTGGCCGTGCTCATCGAAGCCGACCACCTCTGCGTGAGGAGCCGCCTTTGA